One region of Salvia miltiorrhiza cultivar Shanhuang (shh) chromosome 3, IMPLAD_Smil_shh, whole genome shotgun sequence genomic DNA includes:
- the LOC131014643 gene encoding rust resistance kinase Lr10-like isoform X1, whose product MVFTINESTMMKCSSLLIVLLLNSFGFCNAKCSPSACGIIPHISSPFRLKGDPKNCGNHRFELRCENNVTSISLNSHKYYVKAINYHNSTIRLVDASLNNDDICSFPTYSAYDHNFTYDNRHRFPYTIPRNVSSDIYDVIPYPINFVSCPHPLKNYSLVTDCASNPRYSYIKVGHLNASELPPLCGVEVIVMTSWQEFKDLNNVSLLEIHQSLLYGFELTVCPWCGISSAFPVWELLPILVVILGVLCAAVSPPVFTIFGFAAVSLLLYHILSLLVGVIYPQPDIFSPLLVEVVTIDFIILAPRVIIFPIVLWLLIYKFRRRHLSMYNTLESFLQSDNKLTTIRYSYSNITKMTRDFQEKLGEGGYGSVYKGKLRSGHDVAVKLLRKFGANDQDFMNEIATIGRIHHVNVVNLVGYCAQGSKRALVYDFMPNGSLEKYLFNPEKMNSLNWDTKFNIAVGIARGIEYLHRGCDIQILHFDIKPHNILLNDKFIPKISDFGLAKFCSTDKKTVTMTAARGTIGYVAPEFISRSIGAVSYKADVYSFGMLLMEMVGLNRDLRGKKGGSSQHFPYWIYDSFEKGKDIDFEKDEKDDTRKVARKMTIVALWCIQMSPDDRPSMSKVLQMLEGDVERLHAPNHPCESSQIVMNFDQSEITCSSDSVSLLRHYDASLCIEVAIQE is encoded by the exons ATGGTGTTTACAATCAATGAATCAACAATGATgaaatgttcatctctcttgattgttttACTACTCAATTCCTTTGGATTTTGCAATGCAAAGTGCAGCCCTTCTGCGTGCGGTATCATCCCCCATATTAGCTCCCCTTTCCGCCTCAAGGGCGACCCCAAAAACTGCGGTAACCACAGATTTGAGTTACGCTGCGAAAACAATGTGACCTCCATCTCTCTCAACTCTCATAAATACTATGTGAAAGCCATCAACTACCATAACTCCACCATCAGGCTGGTTGATGCTTCCCTAAACAATGATGACATCTGCTCTTTCCCCACCTATTCCGCATATGACCATAACTTCACCTATGATAATCGTCATCGTTTTCCTTACACAATTCCGAGAAATGTTTCTAGCGATATATATGATGTTATACCCTACCCTATTAATTTTGTTAGCTGCCCACACCCCCTGAAGAATTATTCCCTCGTTACAGATTGTGCATCAAATCCCAGATATAGTTATATCAAGGTCGGCCACTTGAATGCCTCAGAATTACCACCTTTGTGCGGAGTAGAGGTGATAGTGATGACATCCTGGCAGGAATTTAAGGATTTGAACAACGTTTCGCTTTTAGAAATCCACCAATCTCTCTTGTATGGATTTGAACTCACAGTGTGCCCCTGGTGTGGAATATCCTCGGCATTCCCAGTGTGGG AGCTTCTCCCAATTCTTGTGGTCATTCTAG GTGTGTTGTGTGCAGCGGTAAGCCCTCCTGTATTCACCATCTTTGGATTCGCAGCTGTATCACTACtcttatatcatattttatctCTATTGGTCGGCGTGATATATCCCC AGCCCGACATATTTTCCCCGCTGCTCGTTGAAGTAGTCACCATTGA CTTCATCATCTTGGCACCAAGGGTCATCATTTTTCCAATCGTGTTGTGGCTTTTGATCTACAAATTCCGAAGAAGACATTTGTCCATGTATAACACGCTAGAATCATTCCTCCAAAGTGACAACAAACTCACAACAATCAGGTACTCATACTCAAACATAACGAAAATGACCAGAGATTTTCAAGAAAAACTAGGTGAAGGTGGCTATGGGTCTGTTTACAAAGGAAAGCTCCGAAGTGGGCATGATGTTGCAGTCAAACTTCTCCGAAAATTTGGAGCAAATGACCAAGACTTTATGAATGAAATAGCAACCATTGGAAGGATCCACCATGTGAATGTAGTGAACCTAGTTGGATATTGTGCACAAGGCTCCAAGCGTGCCCTTGTCTATGATTTCATGCCCAACGGTTCCCTCGAAAAGTACCTCTTCAATCCTGAAAAGATGAACTCCTTAAATTGGGACACAAAGTTTAATATTGCAGTTGGAATAGCTCGAGGAATTGAGTATTTGCATCGAGGGTGCGACATCCAGATTCTGCATTTTGACATCAAGCCTCATAACATACTCCTCAATGATAAGTTCATCCCTAAAATATCTGATTTTGGACTAGCAAAATTTTGTTCCACGGATAAGAAGACAGTGACAATGACTGCTGCTAGAGGAACCATAGGGTATGTTGCTCCTGAATTCATCAGCAGGAGTATTGGGGCAGTCTCTTACAAGGCTGATGTATATAGTTTCGGGATGCTATTGATGGAAATGGTGGGCTTAAACAGAGACTTGAGAGGAAAAAAGGGCGGTTCCAGCCAGCATTTTCCATACTGGATCTATGACTCCTTTGAGAAAGGCAAGGATATTGATTTTGAAAAAGACGAGAAAGATGATACGAGGAAGGTTGCTCGAAAGATGACAATAGTTGCACTATGGTGCATACAGATGAGCCCAGATGATCGTCCATCAATGAGTAAAGTACTGCAAATGTTGGAAGGTGATGTTGAACGTCTGCATGCTCCTAATCATCCATGTGAATCATCGCAAATTGTAATGAATTTTGATCAATCCGAAATTACATGTTCCTCTGATTCTGTATCCTTGCTGCGGCATTATGATGCGTCGCTCTGTATCGAGGTTGCTATTCAAGAGTGA
- the LOC131014643 gene encoding LEAF RUST 10 DISEASE-RESISTANCE LOCUS RECEPTOR-LIKE PROTEIN KINASE-like 2.4 isoform X2 translates to MVFTINESTMMKCSSLLIVLLLNSFGFCNAKCSPSACGIIPHISSPFRLKGDPKNCGNHRFELRCENNVTSISLNSHKYYVKAINYHNSTIRLVDASLNNDDICSFPTYSAYDHNFTYDNRHRFPYTIPRNVSSDIYDVIPYPINFVSCPHPLKNYSLVTDCASNPRYSYIKVGHLNASELPPLCGVEVIVMTSWQEFKDLNNVSLLEIHQSLLYGFELTVCPWCGISSAFPVWELLPILVVILGVLCAAVSPPVFTIFGFAAVSLLLYHILSLLVGVIYPHFIILAPRVIIFPIVLWLLIYKFRRRHLSMYNTLESFLQSDNKLTTIRYSYSNITKMTRDFQEKLGEGGYGSVYKGKLRSGHDVAVKLLRKFGANDQDFMNEIATIGRIHHVNVVNLVGYCAQGSKRALVYDFMPNGSLEKYLFNPEKMNSLNWDTKFNIAVGIARGIEYLHRGCDIQILHFDIKPHNILLNDKFIPKISDFGLAKFCSTDKKTVTMTAARGTIGYVAPEFISRSIGAVSYKADVYSFGMLLMEMVGLNRDLRGKKGGSSQHFPYWIYDSFEKGKDIDFEKDEKDDTRKVARKMTIVALWCIQMSPDDRPSMSKVLQMLEGDVERLHAPNHPCESSQIVMNFDQSEITCSSDSVSLLRHYDASLCIEVAIQE, encoded by the exons ATGGTGTTTACAATCAATGAATCAACAATGATgaaatgttcatctctcttgattgttttACTACTCAATTCCTTTGGATTTTGCAATGCAAAGTGCAGCCCTTCTGCGTGCGGTATCATCCCCCATATTAGCTCCCCTTTCCGCCTCAAGGGCGACCCCAAAAACTGCGGTAACCACAGATTTGAGTTACGCTGCGAAAACAATGTGACCTCCATCTCTCTCAACTCTCATAAATACTATGTGAAAGCCATCAACTACCATAACTCCACCATCAGGCTGGTTGATGCTTCCCTAAACAATGATGACATCTGCTCTTTCCCCACCTATTCCGCATATGACCATAACTTCACCTATGATAATCGTCATCGTTTTCCTTACACAATTCCGAGAAATGTTTCTAGCGATATATATGATGTTATACCCTACCCTATTAATTTTGTTAGCTGCCCACACCCCCTGAAGAATTATTCCCTCGTTACAGATTGTGCATCAAATCCCAGATATAGTTATATCAAGGTCGGCCACTTGAATGCCTCAGAATTACCACCTTTGTGCGGAGTAGAGGTGATAGTGATGACATCCTGGCAGGAATTTAAGGATTTGAACAACGTTTCGCTTTTAGAAATCCACCAATCTCTCTTGTATGGATTTGAACTCACAGTGTGCCCCTGGTGTGGAATATCCTCGGCATTCCCAGTGTGGG AGCTTCTCCCAATTCTTGTGGTCATTCTAG GTGTGTTGTGTGCAGCGGTAAGCCCTCCTGTATTCACCATCTTTGGATTCGCAGCTGTATCACTACtcttatatcatattttatctCTATTGGTCGGCGTGATATATCCCC ACTTCATCATCTTGGCACCAAGGGTCATCATTTTTCCAATCGTGTTGTGGCTTTTGATCTACAAATTCCGAAGAAGACATTTGTCCATGTATAACACGCTAGAATCATTCCTCCAAAGTGACAACAAACTCACAACAATCAGGTACTCATACTCAAACATAACGAAAATGACCAGAGATTTTCAAGAAAAACTAGGTGAAGGTGGCTATGGGTCTGTTTACAAAGGAAAGCTCCGAAGTGGGCATGATGTTGCAGTCAAACTTCTCCGAAAATTTGGAGCAAATGACCAAGACTTTATGAATGAAATAGCAACCATTGGAAGGATCCACCATGTGAATGTAGTGAACCTAGTTGGATATTGTGCACAAGGCTCCAAGCGTGCCCTTGTCTATGATTTCATGCCCAACGGTTCCCTCGAAAAGTACCTCTTCAATCCTGAAAAGATGAACTCCTTAAATTGGGACACAAAGTTTAATATTGCAGTTGGAATAGCTCGAGGAATTGAGTATTTGCATCGAGGGTGCGACATCCAGATTCTGCATTTTGACATCAAGCCTCATAACATACTCCTCAATGATAAGTTCATCCCTAAAATATCTGATTTTGGACTAGCAAAATTTTGTTCCACGGATAAGAAGACAGTGACAATGACTGCTGCTAGAGGAACCATAGGGTATGTTGCTCCTGAATTCATCAGCAGGAGTATTGGGGCAGTCTCTTACAAGGCTGATGTATATAGTTTCGGGATGCTATTGATGGAAATGGTGGGCTTAAACAGAGACTTGAGAGGAAAAAAGGGCGGTTCCAGCCAGCATTTTCCATACTGGATCTATGACTCCTTTGAGAAAGGCAAGGATATTGATTTTGAAAAAGACGAGAAAGATGATACGAGGAAGGTTGCTCGAAAGATGACAATAGTTGCACTATGGTGCATACAGATGAGCCCAGATGATCGTCCATCAATGAGTAAAGTACTGCAAATGTTGGAAGGTGATGTTGAACGTCTGCATGCTCCTAATCATCCATGTGAATCATCGCAAATTGTAATGAATTTTGATCAATCCGAAATTACATGTTCCTCTGATTCTGTATCCTTGCTGCGGCATTATGATGCGTCGCTCTGTATCGAGGTTGCTATTCAAGAGTGA
- the LOC131014644 gene encoding rust resistance kinase Lr10-like encodes MTKCFQEKLGQGGYGSVYKGKLRSGTHVAVKLLEKSGTNGQDFMNEIATIGRIHHVNVVKLVGYCAERSKRALVFDFMPNGSLEKYLFNQEKIDFLNWDRKFDIAVGVARGIEYLHRGCDIQILHFDIKPHNVLLDDNFIPKISNFGLAKYFSTEKNCVTLTAARGTIGYVAPELINRSIGAVSYKADVYSFGMLLMEMVGLKRDSIGNNGDSSKYFPYWIYDHFNQGTYIEMGNVDENDITRKVVRKMTIVALWCIQMRPDDRPSMNKVLEMLEGDVERLQIPEYPS; translated from the coding sequence ATGACCAAATGTTTTCAAGAAAAACTAGGCCAAGGTGGCTATGGTTCTGTTTACAAAGGAAAACTTCGAAGTGGCACTCATGTAGCTGTAAAACTACTCGAAAAATCAGGAACAAATGGGCAAGACTTTATGAATGAAATTGCAACTATTGGAAGGATCCATCATGTGAATGTCGTGAAATTAGTTGGATATTGTGCTGAAAGATCCAAACGCGCCCTTGTATTTGATTTCATGCCCAATGGTTCCTTGGAGAAGTACTTATTCAATCAAGAAAAAATTGATTTCTTGAATTGGGACAGAAAGTTTGATATTGCTGTGGGAGTGGCTCGTGGGATTGAATATTTGCACCGAGGGTGTGACATTCAGATCCTGCATTTTGATATCAAGCCTCACAATGTACTTCTTGATGATAACTTCATCccaaaaatatcaaattttggGCTTGCAAAATATTTCTCCACAGAAAAGAATTGTGTGACCTTGACTGCGGCCAGAGGAACCATAGGCTATGTTGCTCCTGAGCTAATCAACAGAAGTATCGGCGCAGTCTCATACAAAGCTGATGTCTATAGCTTTGGGATGCTGCTGATGGAAATGGTGGGCTTAAAGAGAGACTCAATCGGAAACAATGGTGATTCTAGCAAGTATTTTCCATATTGGATATACGACCACTTTAATCAAGGCACGTACATTGAAATGGGAAATGTTGATGAAAATGACATCACGAGGAAAGTTGTTCGAAAGATGACAATAGTTGCATTATGGTGCATACAGATGAGGCCAGATGATCGTCCATCAATGAATAAAGTGTTGGAAATGTTGGAAGGAGATGTTGAGCGTTTGCAGATTCCTGAGTACCCGTCTTAG